Proteins encoded within one genomic window of Tidjanibacter massiliensis:
- a CDS encoding FimB/Mfa2 family fimbrial subunit: MNRSIHIIQLFGGGVLLLLLTGCIRENRDNCPPETAVRSVVLKVMDTVTGRDITENGEAGGAELYLFAPTGEYTGHVSVTSDEIMHRIPVMLPERNLAGCRISAWTNVGAGQQFHIPDDGSRLENRAVSLFMEDDTYHGVPDNLFFGQLQLASAGTGMPEEVTVVRKNAQMHITVRGLDDGVPEERYYFTVQAPNDGYDFNGKPMAGTATVRRAGTFGPNGDFATVGTFNMIHTDTPDDAETGVGVSLYERMTVRSADRLVAAVTTDDDGMPISLPAGQTVNLLIDVGQEAGISVRMKITPWNEVYQWEIW; encoded by the coding sequence GTGAACAGGTCGATACATATCATACAGTTGTTTGGAGGCGGTGTACTGCTCCTCCTGTTGACGGGGTGTATCCGTGAGAATCGGGATAACTGTCCTCCGGAGACGGCGGTGCGTTCGGTCGTCCTGAAGGTCATGGATACCGTGACCGGTCGCGATATTACGGAGAACGGAGAGGCCGGCGGTGCCGAACTCTATCTGTTTGCGCCGACCGGGGAGTATACGGGACATGTTTCCGTTACGAGCGATGAAATCATGCACCGCATTCCCGTTATGCTTCCCGAGCGGAATCTGGCCGGCTGTCGTATTTCGGCATGGACGAATGTGGGGGCGGGGCAGCAGTTCCATATTCCGGACGACGGCAGCCGGCTCGAAAATCGGGCAGTTTCGCTGTTTATGGAGGACGATACGTATCACGGCGTGCCGGACAACCTGTTTTTCGGACAGTTGCAGCTTGCGTCGGCAGGAACCGGTATGCCGGAAGAGGTGACCGTCGTGCGCAAGAATGCCCAGATGCACATTACGGTCAGGGGACTGGACGACGGAGTGCCGGAAGAGCGTTATTATTTTACCGTTCAGGCGCCCAACGACGGGTATGATTTCAACGGGAAGCCGATGGCCGGTACGGCAACTGTCCGAAGGGCCGGAACATTCGGTCCGAACGGCGATTTTGCGACCGTAGGGACATTCAATATGATTCATACCGATACTCCGGACGATGCCGAAACGGGCGTCGGAGTAAGTCTTTATGAAAGGATGACCGTCCGGTCGGCAGATCGGTTGGTCGCGGCGGTTACGACCGATGATGACGGGATGCCCATTTCGCTGCCTGCCGGACAGACGGTCAATCTGTTGATAGATGTCGGACAGGAGGCGGGAATTTCCGTCCGTATGAAAATCACACCTTGGAACGAAGTCTATCAATGGGAAATTTGGTAA
- a CDS encoding helix-turn-helix domain-containing protein codes for MSKRTLQYYRERGKIPYTNIGKKCYYKTEDIRALLEKGSTGKNK; via the coding sequence ATATCCAAACGGACCTTGCAATATTACCGGGAAAGAGGAAAGATTCCTTATACGAACATCGGGAAGAAATGTTATTATAAAACAGAAGACATCAGAGCGCTCCTCGAAAAAGGATCGACTGGCAAAAACAAGTAA
- a CDS encoding heavy metal translocating P-type ATPase codes for MNKGQKNTVVRIAASALLLGTAWLPLPSPALHIALCAAAYLVIGADILFRAVRNILHGKIFDENFLMSVATVGAFAIGEYPEAVAVMLFYQTGELFQDMAVVRSRKSIAALMDIRPDYANLEDARGELHRVAPDDVPAGSIIVTKPGEKIPLDGVIVAGSSTLDTAALTGESLPKEVTEHDIVLSGSLNMTGLLRIRTTGVYGESTVARILDLVENADTGKAATEKFITRFARYYTPAVVIAALLLAVVPPLLAGGDWLVWLNRALIFLVISCPCALVVSIPLTFFAGIGGASRKGILIKGSNHLETLARVRTVVFDKTGTLTEGSFTVTAVHPEIIPETALLETAALAESYSDHPVAASLRRAYARPLDKSRVSDMENFAGEGIRAKVDGHEVYAGNEKLMHRAGVVPKPCECKGTIIHLATDGSYAGHIVISDTVKPQSAAAIARLKSEGIEKVVMLTGDRPDVAEEVARHLGMDELYAGLLPADKVRRVDTLTASESKSARLAFVGDGINDAPVLKRADVGIAMGAAGSDAAIEAADVVLMDDNPLRIAEAVALSRRTMRIVMQNIVFAIGIKAAMLLLGAFGIANMWEAVFADVGVTVLAVLNSLRAMRSE; via the coding sequence ATGAACAAAGGACAAAAAAACACCGTAGTGCGCATTGCAGCGAGCGCACTGCTTCTCGGCACCGCCTGGCTGCCGCTGCCGTCGCCGGCCCTGCACATCGCCCTGTGCGCGGCAGCCTATCTCGTCATCGGTGCCGACATCCTTTTCCGGGCAGTCCGCAACATCCTGCACGGCAAAATCTTCGACGAGAACTTTCTGATGTCGGTCGCGACCGTCGGCGCATTTGCCATCGGCGAATACCCGGAAGCGGTCGCGGTCATGCTGTTCTATCAGACCGGAGAGCTGTTTCAGGATATGGCCGTAGTCCGGAGCCGCAAATCCATCGCAGCGCTGATGGATATCCGTCCCGACTACGCCAATCTGGAAGATGCCCGTGGAGAACTGCACCGGGTAGCACCGGATGATGTCCCGGCCGGCAGCATCATCGTCACCAAGCCGGGCGAGAAGATTCCGCTGGACGGCGTCATCGTAGCCGGTTCATCCACACTCGACACCGCAGCCCTTACGGGCGAAAGCCTGCCGAAGGAGGTGACCGAACACGACATCGTCCTCAGCGGCAGCCTCAACATGACCGGCCTGCTCCGGATACGGACGACCGGCGTTTACGGCGAATCGACGGTAGCCCGCATCCTCGACCTGGTAGAGAACGCAGACACGGGCAAGGCCGCCACCGAGAAATTCATCACCCGGTTCGCCCGCTATTACACCCCCGCCGTCGTCATCGCCGCCCTTCTGCTGGCAGTCGTCCCACCCCTGCTCGCTGGAGGGGATTGGCTCGTATGGCTCAACCGGGCTCTCATCTTTCTGGTCATCTCCTGTCCCTGTGCCCTCGTGGTATCCATCCCGCTCACCTTTTTCGCCGGCATAGGAGGTGCATCCCGCAAAGGGATTCTCATAAAAGGGTCCAACCATCTGGAAACACTGGCCCGTGTCCGTACCGTCGTCTTCGACAAGACCGGTACGCTGACCGAAGGCAGCTTCACCGTCACGGCCGTCCACCCGGAAATCATTCCGGAGACGGCATTGCTGGAAACGGCCGCACTGGCCGAAAGCTACTCCGACCATCCCGTGGCAGCCTCGCTGCGACGCGCCTATGCCCGGCCGCTCGATAAATCGCGGGTATCGGATATGGAAAACTTTGCCGGAGAAGGCATCCGAGCAAAGGTAGACGGACACGAAGTATATGCCGGAAACGAGAAACTGATGCACCGTGCCGGCGTGGTTCCGAAACCGTGCGAATGCAAAGGGACCATCATCCATCTGGCAACGGACGGCAGCTACGCCGGACACATCGTCATCTCCGATACGGTCAAACCGCAGTCGGCCGCAGCCATCGCCCGGCTGAAAAGCGAGGGCATAGAGAAGGTGGTCATGCTGACAGGCGACCGCCCCGACGTCGCCGAAGAGGTGGCCCGCCACCTCGGCATGGACGAATTGTATGCCGGCCTGCTGCCTGCGGACAAAGTACGACGCGTGGATACCCTGACGGCGTCGGAAAGCAAATCGGCCCGGCTCGCCTTCGTGGGCGACGGCATCAACGACGCACCGGTACTGAAACGGGCCGACGTGGGAATTGCCATGGGGGCGGCCGGAAGCGACGCAGCGATAGAAGCGGCAGACGTCGTACTGATGGACGACAATCCGCTCCGGATAGCCGAAGCCGTCGCCCTGTCCCGCCGGACGATGCGCATCGTCATGCAGAACATCGTATTCGCCATCGGGATAAAAGCCGCCATGCTGCTGTTAGGCGCCTTCGGTATCGCCAACATGTGGGAAGCCGTCTTCGCCGATGTGGGCGTTACGGTACTGGCAGTCCTGAATTCCCTGCGGGCGATGCGCTCCGAATAA
- a CDS encoding ATP-binding protein yields the protein METIKRILQDKISNRIAPGKAVLIFGARRVGKTVMMRQIVDGYPGRTMMLNGEDYDTLALLENRTVANYRHVLEGIDLLAIDEAQNIPQIGSILKLIVDELPGVSVLASGSSSFDLLNKTGEPLVGRSTQFVLTPFSQREIAQTETALETRQNLEARLIYGSYPEVVMMDNYERKTDYLRDIVGAYLLKDILAIDGLKNSSKMRDLLRLIAFQLGSEVSYEELGKQLGMSKTTVEKYLDLLEKVFVVYRLGAYSRNLRKEVTKAGKWYFYDNGIRNAIIGAFSPLAIRQDVGALWENYIIGERRKANFNEGLHKEFYFWRTYDKQEIDLIEENTDNLTALEFKWGNKMPNAPKVFQEAYPHAEFHVVNRDNYLEFV from the coding sequence ATGGAAACTATAAAAAGAATACTGCAAGATAAAATAAGCAACCGTATCGCACCGGGTAAGGCCGTATTGATTTTCGGCGCTCGTCGTGTAGGAAAAACGGTGATGATGCGTCAAATCGTGGACGGTTATCCGGGACGGACAATGATGCTGAATGGCGAAGATTACGACACACTGGCCTTGTTGGAAAATCGTACTGTGGCCAACTATCGGCATGTACTGGAAGGTATCGACTTGCTCGCTATTGACGAGGCGCAGAACATTCCTCAAATCGGCAGTATTTTGAAACTGATCGTAGATGAATTACCGGGTGTAAGCGTATTGGCAAGCGGTTCATCGTCATTCGACCTGTTGAACAAGACGGGCGAGCCGTTGGTCGGCCGCAGTACGCAATTTGTACTTACGCCATTTTCGCAGCGCGAAATCGCGCAAACGGAAACGGCTCTCGAAACCCGTCAGAATCTCGAAGCTCGCTTGATTTACGGCTCCTATCCGGAGGTGGTGATGATGGATAACTATGAGCGTAAGACCGACTATCTGCGCGATATTGTCGGTGCGTATCTTTTGAAAGATATTCTGGCGATTGACGGGCTGAAAAACTCGAGCAAGATGCGCGATTTGTTGCGGCTTATCGCCTTTCAGCTGGGAAGCGAGGTCTCTTACGAGGAGTTGGGCAAACAGCTCGGTATGAGCAAAACAACAGTTGAAAAATACCTCGACTTGTTGGAGAAAGTCTTTGTCGTCTATCGTTTGGGAGCCTACTCGCGGAATCTCCGCAAGGAGGTTACAAAGGCCGGGAAATGGTATTTCTACGACAACGGTATCCGCAATGCGATTATCGGAGCATTTTCGCCTCTGGCTATTCGGCAGGATGTCGGGGCATTGTGGGAAAACTATATCATTGGGGAAAGACGCAAAGCGAATTTTAATGAAGGGCTGCATAAGGAGTTCTATTTTTGGCGTACTTACGATAAGCAAGAGATTGATCTTATCGAAGAGAATACGGATAATCTGACCGCCTTGGAGTTCAAATGGGGCAATAAGATGCCCAATGCCCCGAAAGTGTTTCAAGAAGCATATCCCCATGCTGAGTTTCATGTCGTGAATCGGGATAACTATTTGGAGTTCGTGTAA
- a CDS encoding metal-dependent hydrolase family protein → MDTKIVIENAEIFNGKDPETVKGNILIENNLIDKISAQPLPPETTAGATVIDGTGKFLMPGLIDAHWHAYLCCNTMADLLAGEPSYTYLVAGREATATLLRGFTTIRDAGGPVFGLKRAIDNGVLEGPRIYPSGAMISQTSGHGDFSPVYEQAHGDCCCGLAHVEELGASRVVDGPVAVTAAVRENLKKGASQIKLMAGGGAASLYDPLDVTEFFDEELQAAVRAAEDWGTYVMVHVYNPRGIARALKAGVKSIEHGHLIDEATMALLAESGAWLSMQAFALEDNTYPSPVQQAKHVQITEGTDRTYNLAKQYRVKLAWGTDLLFNPKNTKNQNHGIVKLQKWFSNFEILKMVTHDNAQLLGMSGARNPYPGTLGVIEEGAFADMLVIDGNPLEDISLIEHPEPAFKVIVKDGSIVKNTLGTQESA, encoded by the coding sequence ATGGACACGAAAATAGTAATAGAAAATGCGGAAATATTCAACGGGAAAGACCCCGAAACCGTCAAAGGCAACATCCTGATTGAAAACAATCTCATCGACAAGATTTCGGCACAGCCCCTGCCGCCGGAAACGACCGCCGGAGCCACTGTTATAGACGGTACCGGAAAATTCCTTATGCCGGGCCTTATCGACGCGCACTGGCATGCCTATCTATGCTGCAACACGATGGCCGACCTGCTGGCCGGAGAACCTTCCTACACCTACCTCGTAGCCGGACGGGAAGCGACCGCCACCCTGCTAAGAGGATTCACGACCATACGCGATGCGGGCGGCCCCGTCTTCGGATTGAAACGCGCCATAGACAACGGCGTTCTGGAAGGCCCGCGCATCTATCCGAGCGGTGCCATGATTTCCCAAACCTCGGGACACGGCGATTTCAGTCCGGTCTACGAACAGGCGCACGGCGACTGTTGCTGCGGTCTGGCACACGTCGAAGAACTCGGCGCATCCAGAGTAGTCGACGGCCCCGTCGCGGTAACGGCCGCTGTCCGGGAGAACCTGAAAAAAGGGGCCTCGCAGATAAAACTCATGGCCGGCGGAGGTGCCGCATCGCTGTACGACCCGCTGGACGTGACCGAATTTTTTGACGAAGAGCTGCAGGCGGCCGTTCGGGCCGCCGAAGATTGGGGCACCTATGTCATGGTACATGTATACAATCCGCGCGGAATAGCCCGTGCGCTGAAAGCAGGAGTGAAAAGTATCGAACACGGACACCTCATAGACGAAGCGACCATGGCGCTGCTGGCGGAGAGCGGTGCATGGCTGAGCATGCAGGCATTCGCTCTCGAAGACAACACGTACCCCTCCCCCGTTCAACAGGCCAAACATGTCCAAATCACCGAAGGTACAGACCGTACCTACAACCTGGCGAAACAATACCGTGTCAAGCTCGCCTGGGGTACCGACCTGCTTTTCAATCCTAAAAATACGAAAAACCAGAATCATGGCATCGTCAAACTCCAAAAGTGGTTCAGCAATTTCGAGATTCTAAAAATGGTGACGCACGACAACGCCCAACTGCTGGGAATGTCGGGAGCGCGGAATCCCTATCCGGGTACGCTCGGCGTCATCGAGGAGGGCGCCTTCGCCGATATGCTGGTGATAGACGGCAATCCGCTCGAAGACATCAGCCTGATAGAACATCCCGAGCCCGCGTTCAAGGTAATCGTCAAAGATGGCAGCATCGTGAAAAACACGCTCGGGACACAGGAGAGCGCATGA
- a CDS encoding P-loop NTPase fold protein codes for MKTKLQPQQIQYPRFIQNKPCGIDKLDGGSQERLAKTIARHFRQNDSLNDDNALPRIIGIEGIWGSGKSNVVKILEKELSDNYYFFEYDAWGHQEDLQRRSILELLTSKLINDGILSGDTTIKVKGGGEKTVSWAEKLKYLLARKTETVTEKYPLISNGMVAAFLVAVLTPIFTFIAYAIKPTPSTWWFSLLSIMIAALPVIVASCIWWRKHRKDPQKYGWSYLLAIYQDKIENDVCYETLSEDEPTVCEFKAWMQDISDFIKKEGQQKLVLVFDNMDRLPAEKVKELWSSIHTFFADSGFENIWAVIPFDETHLACAFGDESNEQTKQLTRYFINKTFPIIYRVAPPVITDYRNIVDTFFVDAFGENSDAAETINRIFRLTNPNANIREIISFINEMVALKQEWGDAISMINIALFCLKKTKILENPVEQILSGDYLNGIKAIISNDLQTQREIAALVYGVDVEHARQIPLKKYIEGCINEEEYHDINQYAESNKQFDIVLDEVTKGMDNALINKIIHCLHKLTRKSDVILHIWQRLALSKLKEPIEKQVFSVEYQELLLHLDTESQNHVIAQLYKKIFRFQEFNGADYFQALDEIEWFIAQNELSCDFVSLIDAKEVEPKIFIDYIQVANKTDVFPRNNAPANAYEYYQIKTNPEALDTYLSELLPNNFRHADIVKALKDNSAYTFTTLLQTITNCIITKNINKDNVGAIFASYRLLASDEERPLSATLDSSFVNQLHSEVEADGSNIQESGYYDLVAMQLAHGRDVSLIKGCDVKYVAEIMDYYIDHGDLLINSVEWDIPLLNETLQYAVNNKLGDKLLISDILPQFENIKNRIGVTDEAFIEHLADWNNDLDQNITINNIEDIIPDASFYDVTTQISNALTEHINNIAIEALSEISIDTLYAQRTAYTSYYWFVATKHLLEKITSLPDNLTEFGKKILIDIASGAQNLSSLPDCFKNIIARLDKRKIKSTITNIRNEFCNGTKTINAAKFQFFEPWFRLHGNLSSRAGEVVDKIIKPVITEPACRTLVLENDKFYITLINQGGDDSFDLKQICQQWIQRETEDTKLIEFLKGIGVESMTEK; via the coding sequence ATGAAAACTAAATTACAACCCCAACAGATTCAATATCCGCGGTTTATTCAAAATAAACCGTGCGGCATTGATAAATTAGATGGAGGTTCGCAAGAACGGTTAGCAAAAACTATTGCTCGCCACTTTCGTCAAAATGATTCCTTGAATGACGATAACGCTTTACCTCGAATTATAGGAATTGAAGGTATTTGGGGTTCCGGCAAGTCTAATGTTGTCAAGATATTGGAAAAAGAATTATCAGACAATTATTATTTTTTTGAATATGACGCATGGGGACATCAAGAAGACTTGCAACGTCGATCTATATTGGAATTGCTGACAAGCAAACTTATTAATGATGGTATCTTATCCGGAGATACGACTATAAAAGTCAAGGGAGGAGGTGAGAAAACCGTATCATGGGCTGAAAAGTTGAAATATTTATTAGCCCGTAAGACTGAAACTGTAACCGAAAAATATCCTCTCATCAGCAATGGTATGGTCGCAGCATTTTTAGTTGCAGTTCTGACACCGATATTTACATTTATTGCATACGCAATAAAACCTACACCTTCAACATGGTGGTTCTCTTTATTATCTATTATGATAGCTGCACTGCCAGTTATTGTTGCGTCATGTATTTGGTGGCGAAAGCATCGTAAAGACCCACAAAAATATGGATGGAGTTATTTATTAGCTATTTATCAAGATAAAATCGAGAATGATGTATGCTATGAGACTTTGAGTGAGGATGAACCGACTGTTTGTGAATTCAAAGCATGGATGCAGGATATTTCTGATTTTATCAAAAAAGAAGGTCAACAAAAATTAGTTCTGGTTTTCGATAATATGGATCGTCTGCCGGCTGAAAAAGTAAAAGAATTATGGTCTTCTATTCATACGTTCTTTGCCGATAGCGGTTTTGAGAATATTTGGGCTGTTATTCCTTTCGATGAAACACATTTGGCTTGTGCATTCGGGGATGAATCCAATGAACAAACGAAACAACTGACCAGATACTTTATCAATAAAACCTTTCCTATTATCTATCGCGTTGCTCCTCCTGTAATTACAGATTATCGAAACATTGTGGATACATTTTTCGTTGACGCATTTGGAGAAAACAGTGATGCTGCTGAAACTATAAATCGGATATTCAGGTTAACTAATCCTAATGCCAATATCCGTGAAATAATTTCATTTATAAATGAGATGGTTGCACTCAAACAGGAGTGGGGAGACGCCATTTCTATGATAAATATTGCTTTATTTTGTTTGAAGAAAACAAAAATTCTTGAAAATCCGGTAGAGCAAATATTATCTGGCGATTACCTGAACGGTATCAAAGCAATAATATCTAATGATCTGCAAACTCAACGAGAAATCGCAGCTTTGGTGTATGGCGTAGATGTTGAACACGCTCGACAAATTCCATTGAAAAAATATATCGAAGGCTGCATCAATGAAGAAGAATACCATGATATAAATCAATATGCAGAGTCCAATAAGCAATTCGACATTGTGTTAGATGAAGTTACAAAGGGGATGGACAATGCGCTTATCAATAAGATTATACATTGTTTGCATAAATTAACTCGAAAGAGCGATGTTATCCTGCATATATGGCAAAGATTAGCACTATCAAAATTAAAAGAGCCTATTGAAAAACAAGTATTTTCTGTCGAATACCAAGAATTGCTATTGCATTTAGACACGGAAAGTCAAAACCATGTGATTGCTCAACTATATAAGAAAATATTTAGATTTCAGGAGTTTAATGGAGCGGATTATTTCCAAGCGTTAGATGAAATAGAGTGGTTTATTGCGCAAAATGAGTTGTCGTGTGATTTTGTATCATTGATTGATGCAAAAGAAGTTGAACCTAAAATATTTATCGACTATATTCAAGTTGCGAATAAAACAGATGTTTTCCCTCGAAATAATGCGCCTGCAAATGCTTATGAATATTATCAAATTAAAACAAATCCAGAAGCTCTTGATACCTATCTGTCCGAATTATTGCCTAACAATTTCAGACATGCCGATATTGTAAAAGCGTTAAAGGATAATTCTGCATATACATTTACAACGCTTTTACAAACAATCACGAATTGCATTATAACGAAGAATATAAACAAAGATAACGTAGGGGCTATATTTGCATCTTATCGCTTATTGGCATCTGACGAGGAGCGACCCTTGTCTGCAACATTAGATTCGAGTTTTGTAAATCAATTACATTCGGAGGTGGAGGCCGATGGCAGCAACATTCAAGAATCAGGGTATTACGATTTGGTCGCCATGCAATTGGCGCATGGTCGTGATGTTTCTTTAATAAAGGGTTGCGATGTAAAATATGTCGCTGAAATTATGGACTATTATATAGATCATGGCGATTTACTGATAAACAGTGTGGAATGGGACATACCATTATTAAATGAAACACTACAATATGCGGTAAACAATAAACTGGGAGATAAATTGTTGATTTCAGACATATTACCTCAATTTGAAAATATTAAGAACAGAATAGGTGTAACAGATGAAGCATTTATTGAACATCTGGCTGATTGGAATAATGATTTGGATCAGAACATTACTATAAACAATATAGAAGATATCATTCCCGATGCATCTTTCTATGATGTGACCACTCAGATAAGCAATGCACTTACTGAGCATATCAATAACATAGCAATTGAGGCTTTGTCTGAAATAAGCATTGATACGTTGTATGCACAAAGAACAGCCTATACATCATATTATTGGTTTGTAGCAACAAAACATTTATTGGAAAAAATCACATCTCTGCCAGATAACCTGACAGAATTTGGTAAAAAGATTCTAATAGATATTGCTTCTGGGGCTCAGAATCTTAGCTCTTTGCCTGATTGCTTTAAGAATATAATTGCAAGATTGGACAAACGAAAAATTAAATCGACAATAACAAATATAAGAAATGAATTTTGCAATGGAACAAAAACTATTAATGCAGCAAAATTCCAATTTTTCGAGCCTTGGTTTAGGTTACATGGTAATCTATCAAGTCGAGCAGGAGAAGTAGTAGATAAAATTATAAAGCCAGTAATAACTGAACCAGCTTGTAGAACCTTGGTTTTGGAGAATGATAAATTTTATATTACTTTGATAAATCAAGGAGGCGATGATTCTTTTGATCTGAAACAAATTTGTCAACAATGGATTCAGAGAGAAACAGAAGATACAAAACTCATAGAGTTTCTAAAAGGCATAGGGGTAGAATCGATGACTGAAAAATAA
- a CDS encoding site-specific integrase encodes MTDRTTFSVVFFCKKTKLNKKGKAPIYARITTSGVSTEIYTQCQIEPEKWNQKAERSLARDSVSLQINEIIGSFRANILAAYDLLVKENKQPNCFAIKERLCSQVGNSRMFLAEFAKYCDKRQKEVGVRITQLTANKYHRLLRYMKEYIGQQYGKEDLPFDMISYEYIDGLNTFMQTAHDCKNNGAVNLLCCLKNFILYAIRNEWIEKNPFRYYKMKIDKTNVKVPLTKAELDLLMTKRMPNERLERVRDVWCFCAQTGLAFTDAEHLRAEHISTDENGTQWIHKPREKTSVMSRIPLLPYPLKILAKYADSNLEGGKLLPVPSNQKMNAYLKEIAVICDIGKNLTTHCARHTFASLAIEYGMPIDVIAKILGHTNVNMTRHYAKFSEQLISREMMRFGAEVGNSAV; translated from the coding sequence ATGACCGACAGAACGACTTTCAGCGTTGTTTTCTTCTGTAAGAAAACCAAACTGAACAAAAAAGGGAAAGCCCCCATTTACGCCCGCATCACTACCAGCGGCGTTTCGACAGAAATATATACCCAGTGCCAGATCGAGCCGGAAAAATGGAATCAAAAGGCCGAAAGGTCTTTAGCCCGCGATTCCGTATCTTTGCAGATCAACGAAATCATCGGCTCGTTCCGCGCCAATATCCTCGCAGCCTACGATCTGTTGGTCAAAGAGAACAAACAACCGAACTGTTTTGCCATTAAAGAGCGCCTGTGCAGTCAGGTCGGCAATTCCCGCATGTTCCTCGCGGAGTTCGCCAAATATTGCGACAAGCGTCAAAAAGAGGTCGGAGTGCGTATCACGCAACTTACAGCCAACAAATACCACCGTCTGTTGCGCTATATGAAAGAGTACATCGGTCAGCAATACGGTAAAGAGGATTTGCCGTTCGATATGATTTCTTACGAGTATATCGACGGTCTCAATACCTTCATGCAAACGGCACATGACTGCAAGAATAACGGAGCCGTGAATTTGCTGTGCTGCCTGAAAAACTTTATCCTGTACGCCATACGCAACGAATGGATCGAGAAAAATCCGTTCCGGTATTACAAAATGAAGATAGACAAGACCAATGTCAAGGTACCGTTAACTAAAGCGGAGCTGGATTTGTTGATGACCAAACGGATGCCTAACGAGCGTCTGGAGCGTGTGCGCGACGTCTGGTGTTTCTGCGCCCAGACGGGACTTGCATTTACCGATGCGGAACACCTGCGGGCGGAACATATCTCTACGGACGAGAACGGCACGCAATGGATTCACAAACCTCGTGAAAAGACTTCGGTTATGAGCCGCATTCCGTTGTTGCCTTATCCGTTGAAGATACTGGCCAAATATGCGGATTCGAATTTGGAGGGCGGCAAACTGTTGCCGGTACCGAGCAATCAGAAGATGAATGCCTATTTGAAGGAAATCGCCGTTATATGCGACATCGGTAAAAACCTAACTACTCATTGCGCACGGCATACATTCGCTTCGCTGGCTATTGAATACGGCATGCCGATAGATGTAATCGCCAAAATTCTGGGCCATACGAACGTCAATATGACCCGCCACTATGCCAAATTTTCGGAACAGCTAATAAGCCGGGAAATGATGCGTTTCGGCGCGGAAGTCGGAAATTCCGCCGTATAA
- a CDS encoding DUF3575 domain-containing protein: protein MKRVVIYGILCLLGFAAVPHGELGAQTVRGAEREMPRLTVKTNALYWATASFNAGLEVGLDRRITLEVTGGYNPWTYADNRKFKFWMVQPEVRFWPYRRFSGHFIGANFIYSDFNAGGIEWLGMGTRRYEGSLFGVGLSYGYMWSIGKRWHVEATIGVGYVSLEYDEYVWKQCGRFLGHGRNSYLGPTKIGVSFSYTIM, encoded by the coding sequence ATGAAAAGAGTAGTCATATACGGGATTCTATGCCTCCTCGGCTTTGCGGCCGTGCCGCATGGCGAGCTCGGTGCCCAGACGGTACGGGGAGCGGAACGGGAGATGCCTCGTCTCACGGTGAAGACCAATGCGCTTTACTGGGCGACGGCATCCTTCAATGCGGGACTCGAAGTCGGGTTGGACCGGCGTATTACGTTGGAGGTGACGGGCGGGTATAATCCCTGGACTTATGCGGACAATCGGAAGTTCAAGTTCTGGATGGTTCAGCCCGAGGTTCGGTTCTGGCCCTATCGTCGGTTTTCCGGGCACTTTATCGGTGCCAACTTCATCTATTCCGACTTTAATGCCGGAGGTATCGAGTGGCTGGGAATGGGGACGCGGCGTTACGAAGGTTCGCTGTTCGGAGTGGGACTTTCGTACGGGTATATGTGGAGTATCGGAAAGCGTTGGCATGTGGAGGCCACGATAGGAGTGGGGTATGTCAGTCTGGAGTACGACGAATACGTTTGGAAGCAGTGCGGTCGTTTCCTCGGCCACGGCCGGAACAGTTATCTGGGACCTACCAAAATCGGCGTATCTTTCAGTTATACCATTATGTAG
- a CDS encoding helix-turn-helix domain-containing protein has protein sequence MNDETIKIQVGDTIDRNTPDYMSCIAMLEQAEHTADRIRTTVKPSLFTERYFTSAEVMRYLHISRRALQNYRDNGEIPYTSIGGILLYPETKLNEILEKNYRNFKPSMT, from the coding sequence ATGAACGATGAAACCATCAAAATACAAGTTGGCGATACGATCGACCGGAATACTCCGGACTATATGTCGTGTATTGCTATGCTCGAACAGGCGGAACATACAGCCGACCGCATTCGAACGACCGTGAAGCCGTCTCTTTTTACGGAACGATATTTCACATCGGCAGAGGTAATGAGATATTTGCATATCTCCCGTCGTGCCTTGCAGAATTACCGCGATAACGGGGAAATACCTTATACCTCTATTGGAGGAATATTGCTATACCCCGAAACCAAATTGAACGAAATATTAGAGAAAAATTACAGAAACTTTAAGCCGTCCATGACATAA